The Streptomyces sp. Mut1 genome window below encodes:
- a CDS encoding DUF461 domain-containing protein — translation MSRSLRHGALAATAIAFSLTALTACGAGHNAQTLEVRPDNAATSSGDIKIQNVNVITQPELDAEGPAVVTATVFNNGTKAETLDSITLTGSGGSVALHPAKGSGPVVVPAGGRVILGGKGNATAVIESGNEAAQAGNVQPLVFTFSRTGELSLGASVVPSKGYFKDFGPSTLPEAPKTPDASASASADGSGATGDAAGDTSATPTGTASADESGQNG, via the coding sequence CGACACGGCGCCCTCGCCGCCACTGCCATCGCGTTCTCGCTCACCGCGCTCACCGCGTGCGGGGCGGGTCATAACGCGCAGACGCTCGAAGTCAGGCCGGACAACGCCGCCACCTCGTCCGGCGACATCAAGATCCAGAACGTCAACGTCATCACCCAGCCCGAGCTCGACGCCGAGGGCCCGGCGGTCGTCACCGCCACGGTGTTCAACAACGGCACCAAGGCGGAGACCCTGGACTCGATCACCCTGACGGGCAGCGGCGGCTCCGTGGCGCTGCACCCGGCCAAGGGCTCGGGCCCGGTCGTCGTCCCGGCCGGCGGCCGGGTCATTCTCGGCGGCAAGGGCAACGCCACCGCCGTGATCGAGAGCGGCAACGAGGCCGCCCAGGCCGGCAACGTGCAGCCGCTGGTCTTCACGTTCAGCCGGACCGGCGAGCTCTCCCTCGGCGCGTCCGTCGTTCCGTCGAAGGGCTACTTCAAGGACTTCGGCCCCAGCACGCTGCCCGAGGCGCCGAAGACCCCCGACGCCTCGGCATCGGCGTCGGCGGACGGGTCCGGGGCGACCGGCGACGCGGCGGGCGACACGTCGGCCACCCCGACCGGTACGGCCTCGGCCGACGAGTCCGGGCAGAACGGCTGA